One Sodalinema gerasimenkoae IPPAS B-353 DNA segment encodes these proteins:
- a CDS encoding hybrid sensor histidine kinase/response regulator gives MNSQQLDHGTILIVDDNPANLDVLSDFLDSSGFEVLVAQDGYSAIDKVHYAPPHLILLDIMMPGIDGFETCRRLKENSETKEIPIIFTSALADTVDKVKGLSLGAVDYITKPFQQEEVLARVRLHLKLYFIGQELAQQNSLLEQRVSERTAKLNQAIQELQTAQVQLIQSEKMSSLGQLVAGVAHEINNPVNFIFGNLSHANEYTTSLLEIIQTYQEKYPDPDEELQETLEELELDFLIEDLPKLLKSMQVGAERIREIVLSLRKFSRIDEAELKPVDIHDGIDTTLMILHNRVKVRSSSPAIEIIRDYGDLPEIECYSGQLNQVFMNLLANAIDALEEKRDRTEATRITITTSMVSQQRACISIADNGAGIEESVREKIFNPFFTTKPIGKGTGMGLAIAYSIVVDKHNGSLACLSQLGQGTEFVLEIPCVQPRSNRPAPDIQEVSS, from the coding sequence ATGAACTCACAACAGCTTGACCACGGCACAATTCTGATTGTTGATGACAATCCAGCTAACTTGGATGTCTTATCCGATTTTCTGGACAGTTCTGGGTTTGAGGTTTTAGTGGCTCAAGATGGCTATAGTGCCATCGATAAGGTCCATTATGCACCGCCTCATCTGATTTTATTGGATATTATGATGCCGGGAATTGATGGCTTTGAAACCTGTCGTCGCCTCAAGGAAAATTCCGAAACGAAAGAGATTCCCATTATCTTTACCAGTGCGTTGGCGGATACGGTGGATAAGGTGAAGGGTCTATCCTTAGGAGCTGTTGACTACATTACAAAACCCTTTCAGCAGGAAGAGGTCTTAGCTCGGGTTCGTCTCCATCTCAAGCTCTATTTTATTGGGCAAGAGTTGGCACAACAAAATTCTTTGCTCGAACAACGCGTCAGTGAACGAACAGCAAAACTAAATCAAGCAATTCAAGAGTTACAAACAGCTCAAGTTCAGTTGATTCAGAGCGAAAAAATGTCAAGCTTGGGTCAACTGGTGGCGGGAGTTGCCCATGAAATCAACAATCCGGTCAACTTTATTTTTGGCAACTTGAGTCATGCCAATGAGTACACCACAAGTTTATTAGAAATCATCCAAACCTATCAGGAAAAATACCCTGACCCCGATGAGGAGTTACAGGAAACCTTAGAGGAGTTGGAGTTGGATTTTTTGATTGAGGATTTGCCCAAACTCCTTAAATCGATGCAGGTGGGTGCCGAGCGTATTCGGGAAATTGTTTTGAGTTTACGCAAGTTTTCCCGGATTGATGAGGCGGAGTTAAAGCCGGTGGATATTCATGATGGGATTGATACCACCTTGATGATTCTCCATAACCGCGTTAAGGTGCGCTCTAGCAGCCCCGCCATTGAGATTATCCGGGATTATGGGGATTTGCCCGAGATTGAATGTTATTCAGGGCAACTGAATCAGGTGTTTATGAATCTTTTGGCCAACGCCATTGATGCCCTAGAGGAAAAACGCGATCGCACCGAAGCCACAAGGATTACTATTACCACCTCCATGGTCTCTCAGCAGCGGGCCTGCATCTCCATCGCCGATAACGGAGCGGGAATTGAAGAGTCGGTGCGGGAAAAGATTTTCAATCCCTTTTTTACCACGAAACCCATTGGCAAAGGAACCGGCATGGGGTTGGCGATCGCCTACTCAATTGTCGTTGATAAACACAATGGCTCTCTCGCCTGTCTCTCCCAACTCGGACAGGGGACGGAATTTGTGCTGGAAATTCCCTGCGTTCAACCTAGAAGCAACCGTCCCGCCCCAGACATACAAGAGGTAAGCTCTTAA
- a CDS encoding PAS domain S-box protein produces MKLSPKSRDFLAPMRRSRGRQPRQGIPLRAVLVAPFALQIALAVGLTGWLIARNSRLASESMAQSHQQQMSEMVLHDLEAHLKQLSQVSHLNRRYLESQLLDPASVDYIEALLWHQLQTFPLISAIGFINTNGDTMAVLRGQDSESLTLQKRNGQLRAIWVNQNGQEVREEETLATFNPQGFLSYRNALRRNEPGWNEIVLSPTPPLTPLISFSEVVGSQENPLGVMVMTLELITLNELLSHDDISDGGDAFLVNRQGQVLAASLAKEGQARERFLEEMRSQTRARESQFPFIQGITEAVETEFGAWDQLQGGHRLRLRLRDTPHFVEITPFQMDGGVDWFLVMGIPESRFLGHLDGSSRQTLMICLVAISVAGGLGWWASHWIARPVKRLQRAARDVAEGNLSRRVQVRQPREVADLADSFNLMSEDLERSHLNLEATVAERTQELEQEVKERQAIAAQLHRSETRYRLLAEGTQEAIALLQNRRFSDCNNAALALFGVTSKEEFYGLTPWGLSPPYQPDGRPSKEVAQDWIKQVFQNGPQRFEWVHQRLDGTTFFCEVCLSAIEVEGSTLIQAAMRDMSDRKRAELELRQREEQYRTLVETANSIILRWNLEGNITFINSYGEAFFGYGKDELLGQPVAILVPESGTTFNWRGFAQDLQDNPQCRKTREDPNICRDGTIVWVLWANQPLLNPDGSLSEVLAVGTDSTERKRVEVELRQAKEAADLANRAKSEFISNMSHELRTPLNGILGYTQIFKRQGNLPPGVANGVQVIHQCGTHLLTLIEDILDFSKLEAQRMTLVDSPFPLGSFLETVVQMFRLKAAQKQLNFVCLVHEDLPKAVVGDSKRLRQVLINLLGNAIKFTEQGSVTFEISLKQSAAPETGDPCQIRFSVRDTGIGMSPEQVSRVFLPFEQVSDPAYHSEGTGLGLTISQKIVHQMGGILAVESELGQGSCFWFEIWLPKASSWSDEEQPLGPLGVRRGYRGPRRQLLIVDDMSVNRLALVQLLTDLGFEICEAQEGEQALALALEQPPDLIITDLVMSGMDGFELIRQLRTYPTLAEIPIIATSASTLVQERDRSFAAGCNEFLCKPINTEVMLDQLDKYLNLEWVYESTGPQPDDRHGFTQTPEPELMVFPKPQQLDELIHLAKRGSLKRLLDIADELVKDNPDLDPFAQHLKQLARTYQDKAILTLLNRP; encoded by the coding sequence ATGAAACTCTCCCCTAAGTCCCGGGACTTCCTAGCTCCCATGCGTCGTTCTCGGGGGCGTCAACCCCGTCAGGGGATTCCGCTGCGAGCGGTGTTGGTGGCCCCCTTTGCGCTGCAAATTGCCTTGGCGGTGGGCTTGACGGGATGGCTGATTGCTCGCAATAGCCGGTTAGCCAGTGAGTCGATGGCTCAATCCCATCAACAACAGATGAGTGAGATGGTACTTCACGATCTAGAAGCCCATCTCAAGCAGCTCAGCCAAGTCTCTCACTTGAACCGCCGCTATCTAGAGAGCCAACTGCTCGATCCGGCCTCCGTCGATTATATTGAAGCCCTCCTATGGCATCAGCTACAAACCTTTCCCCTCATCTCCGCCATTGGCTTTATTAACACCAATGGCGATACGATGGCCGTGCTTCGGGGCCAAGACTCCGAGAGTCTAACGCTACAAAAACGCAATGGCCAGTTACGGGCGATTTGGGTGAATCAAAATGGCCAAGAAGTTCGTGAGGAAGAGACCCTAGCGACGTTCAACCCCCAGGGGTTTCTCAGTTATCGGAACGCCTTACGTCGAAACGAGCCGGGTTGGAATGAAATTGTCCTATCTCCAACGCCGCCCCTAACCCCTCTGATTAGCTTTTCTGAAGTGGTGGGATCTCAAGAGAATCCCCTGGGGGTGATGGTGATGACTCTGGAACTGATTACCCTCAATGAGTTGTTAAGTCACGATGATATCAGTGATGGGGGGGATGCTTTTCTGGTGAATCGCCAAGGCCAAGTTTTGGCCGCATCCCTGGCGAAAGAGGGCCAGGCCCGGGAGCGGTTTCTGGAGGAGATGCGATCGCAGACTCGGGCCCGAGAGAGTCAATTTCCCTTTATTCAGGGGATTACTGAGGCGGTTGAGACTGAGTTTGGGGCTTGGGATCAGCTCCAGGGGGGGCATCGCTTACGATTGCGTTTGCGCGATACACCTCATTTTGTCGAGATCACTCCTTTTCAGATGGATGGGGGAGTGGATTGGTTCTTGGTGATGGGGATTCCCGAATCTCGGTTTTTAGGACATTTGGATGGCAGTAGTCGTCAGACGCTCATGATTTGTCTGGTGGCAATTTCGGTGGCGGGGGGCTTAGGCTGGTGGGCCTCTCATTGGATTGCCCGTCCGGTGAAACGGCTACAGCGAGCGGCTCGGGATGTGGCGGAGGGGAACTTGTCGCGGCGGGTTCAGGTGCGTCAACCCCGAGAAGTGGCCGATTTGGCCGATTCCTTTAATCTCATGAGTGAGGATTTGGAGCGATCGCACCTGAATTTAGAAGCCACCGTCGCTGAACGAACTCAGGAACTGGAGCAAGAAGTCAAGGAACGACAAGCCATTGCCGCCCAATTGCATCGCTCGGAAACGCGCTATCGTCTCTTGGCCGAGGGAACTCAGGAGGCGATCGCCCTGTTACAGAACAGGCGGTTTAGTGATTGTAATAATGCCGCGTTGGCCCTATTTGGTGTAACCAGTAAGGAAGAGTTTTATGGGTTAACTCCCTGGGGTCTGTCGCCGCCCTATCAGCCCGATGGTCGTCCTTCTAAGGAAGTGGCCCAGGACTGGATTAAACAGGTTTTCCAGAATGGCCCTCAACGCTTTGAATGGGTCCATCAGCGGCTTGATGGCACAACATTTTTCTGTGAAGTCTGTCTGAGTGCCATTGAGGTGGAGGGTAGCACCCTCATTCAGGCCGCTATGCGGGATATGAGCGATCGCAAACGGGCAGAACTGGAACTGCGGCAGCGGGAAGAACAATATCGGACGTTGGTGGAAACGGCCAATTCGATCATCCTGCGTTGGAACCTAGAGGGGAACATCACCTTCATCAATAGCTATGGTGAAGCCTTTTTTGGCTATGGCAAGGATGAGTTACTCGGACAACCCGTTGCAATTCTGGTACCCGAAAGCGGTACGACCTTTAATTGGCGAGGGTTTGCCCAAGATTTACAGGATAATCCCCAATGTCGAAAAACCCGTGAAGACCCCAATATCTGTCGTGATGGAACCATAGTCTGGGTTTTGTGGGCCAATCAACCCCTGCTGAACCCCGATGGTAGCTTATCTGAGGTTCTCGCCGTGGGGACCGATTCAACGGAGCGTAAACGGGTTGAGGTGGAACTGCGACAGGCCAAAGAGGCCGCAGATTTGGCGAACCGGGCCAAGAGTGAGTTTATCTCCAATATGAGTCATGAACTGCGTACACCTCTTAACGGGATTCTCGGTTACACTCAAATCTTTAAACGGCAGGGCAATCTGCCTCCAGGAGTGGCCAATGGGGTGCAGGTCATTCATCAATGTGGAACTCATTTGCTGACGTTGATTGAGGATATTCTCGATTTTTCTAAGTTGGAAGCCCAACGGATGACCCTCGTGGACAGTCCTTTTCCTCTAGGGAGCTTCCTGGAGACGGTGGTGCAGATGTTCCGCCTCAAGGCGGCGCAGAAGCAGTTGAACTTTGTCTGTCTTGTTCACGAGGATTTACCGAAGGCTGTGGTGGGTGATTCTAAGCGTCTGCGTCAGGTTTTGATTAATCTGCTGGGAAATGCGATTAAGTTCACAGAACAGGGATCGGTGACCTTTGAGATTTCCCTGAAACAATCGGCCGCCCCCGAAACGGGCGATCCCTGTCAGATTCGTTTTTCCGTACGGGATACGGGGATCGGCATGAGTCCAGAACAGGTGTCCCGTGTGTTTCTGCCGTTTGAACAAGTCAGTGATCCGGCGTACCACTCCGAGGGAACAGGGTTAGGCTTGACGATTAGTCAGAAAATCGTCCATCAAATGGGAGGAATCCTGGCGGTTGAGAGTGAGTTAGGTCAGGGGAGTTGTTTCTGGTTTGAGATCTGGTTGCCGAAAGCATCAAGCTGGTCAGACGAAGAGCAACCCTTAGGACCCCTGGGAGTCCGTCGGGGCTATCGTGGCCCTCGTCGTCAACTCCTGATTGTGGATGATATGTCGGTCAATCGTTTGGCCCTGGTTCAACTGCTGACGGATTTGGGCTTTGAGATTTGCGAAGCTCAGGAGGGAGAACAGGCCCTGGCCTTGGCCCTTGAGCAGCCGCCGGACTTGATTATCACTGATCTGGTCATGTCGGGGATGGATGGGTTTGAGCTGATTCGTCAACTGCGCACCTATCCCACTTTGGCTGAGATTCCCATTATTGCTACCTCCGCGAGCACCTTAGTCCAAGAGCGCGATCGCAGTTTTGCCGCTGGCTGTAACGAATTTCTCTGTAAACCCATCAATACGGAGGTGATGTTAGACCAACTGGACAAGTATCTCAATTTAGAATGGGTGTATGAGTCCACCGGGCCCCAGCCTGATGACAGACATGGCTTCACACAGACCCCAGAGCCGGAGCTAATGGTTTTTCCCAAGCCTCAGCAGCTTGATGAGTTGATTCATTTGGCCAAACGTGGCAGCCTCAAACGGTTGTTGGATATAGCGGACGAGTTGGTTAAAGATAATCCAGACTTAGACCCGTTTGCACAACATTTGAAACAGCTTGCTCGTACTTATCAAGATAAAGCCATCTTGACACTACTCAATCGGCCTTAA
- a CDS encoding two-component system response regulator: MNAIPTTSQSILIVDDDPANLEVLSSLLERSGYEVLVARDGQSAIERAQYDPPALICLDVMMPGIDGFETCRRLKANSETAAIPVIFMTALSDLEHQVLGLELGAVDYIPKPFYEDVVLSRVQLHLQLRSLTDSLTSQNHQLEQLVGDRTHELQETIYQLQTTQQELQEREQQLAYDALHDSLTGLTNRVWLMNRLNRLINDSDNAQEFAVLFLDLDRFKVINDSLGHLAGDALLETVAQRLLDALERDSQEWDLLSPDFFRPGMSTVSRLGGDEFVILLENISNLDDVLEVVRRVQRQFSLPFYLDQNYEVFTNASIGIALKNSNYSHCEDVLRDADIAMYQAKQAGRGQYAIFNPKMQARAKLRLELENELRHAVEHGIILQRDWQKNWQHFRSINRRVDNEFSLYYQPLICLKTGRVRGFEALLRWHHPQKGLISPIDFIPISEEIGLIHQLGSWVFYESCQQLSRWRSQFPDLKDLTLNVNLSTIQLMQPQLVEFIETTLMGVPLPKGCIKLEITETCLLQSNAQVFDILRKLQELGLSLCIDDFGTGYSSLSRLHEFPVHTLKIDKAFVARLQEKSNGTTDNGNEIVHTIITLAHALGMDAVAEGIETPMQLAIVRAMGCELAQGYLFSRPLPPEEAVSFLVTPERFTDWMPPFVNHSKPSSTT, translated from the coding sequence ATGAATGCAATTCCCACTACCAGCCAATCGATTTTAATTGTAGATGATGATCCTGCAAATTTAGAGGTTCTCTCAAGCCTACTGGAACGATCTGGGTATGAAGTGTTAGTGGCCCGAGATGGTCAGAGTGCAATTGAGCGGGCCCAGTATGATCCACCTGCTCTCATTTGTTTGGATGTGATGATGCCAGGCATTGATGGCTTTGAAACCTGTCGCCGGTTGAAGGCAAATTCAGAAACAGCAGCGATTCCTGTCATTTTTATGACGGCGTTATCAGATCTTGAGCATCAGGTGCTGGGGTTGGAGTTGGGGGCAGTGGATTACATTCCTAAGCCTTTTTATGAGGATGTGGTCTTGTCTCGGGTGCAACTCCATCTGCAATTACGGAGTCTAACGGATTCCCTCACCTCTCAGAATCATCAGTTGGAACAGCTTGTGGGCGATCGCACTCATGAGTTACAAGAGACCATTTATCAACTGCAAACGACTCAGCAAGAGCTACAAGAACGAGAACAACAGCTTGCGTATGATGCCTTACATGATTCTCTGACGGGATTAACCAATCGGGTATGGTTGATGAATCGCCTCAATCGCCTGATTAATGATTCTGACAATGCTCAGGAGTTTGCCGTTTTATTTCTCGACCTCGATCGCTTTAAGGTCATTAATGATAGTCTCGGTCACTTGGCCGGGGATGCTCTCCTCGAAACTGTGGCTCAACGACTCCTCGATGCCCTCGAGCGTGATTCTCAAGAGTGGGATCTTCTCAGTCCTGACTTTTTTAGACCTGGTATGAGTACGGTCTCTCGGTTGGGGGGAGATGAATTTGTGATTCTCTTAGAAAATATTTCCAACTTGGATGATGTATTAGAGGTGGTGCGGCGAGTCCAGAGACAGTTTTCATTGCCCTTTTACTTAGACCAAAACTATGAGGTATTCACCAATGCTAGTATTGGAATTGCCTTAAAAAATTCCAACTACTCCCATTGTGAAGATGTCCTGCGCGATGCGGATATTGCCATGTATCAAGCCAAACAAGCAGGGCGAGGTCAATATGCAATTTTCAATCCTAAAATGCAAGCCCGAGCTAAATTGCGCCTAGAGTTGGAAAATGAGTTACGCCATGCAGTAGAACATGGTATTATTCTTCAAAGAGACTGGCAAAAAAATTGGCAGCATTTTCGCTCGATTAACCGTAGAGTTGATAATGAATTCAGTTTATACTATCAACCCCTAATTTGCCTCAAAACCGGACGAGTTCGAGGCTTTGAAGCCTTGTTACGTTGGCATCATCCCCAAAAAGGACTCATCTCTCCCATTGATTTTATCCCCATTAGTGAAGAAATTGGGCTGATCCATCAATTGGGAAGTTGGGTCTTTTACGAGTCTTGTCAACAGTTGTCTCGTTGGCGATCGCAGTTTCCTGACCTCAAAGACCTAACCTTAAATGTTAACCTATCGACCATTCAACTGATGCAGCCCCAGCTCGTTGAATTTATTGAAACCACCTTAATGGGAGTCCCACTTCCGAAGGGCTGCATCAAACTAGAAATCACCGAAACCTGTTTATTGCAAAGTAATGCCCAAGTGTTTGACATTCTCCGTAAGCTTCAAGAATTGGGCTTATCCCTCTGTATCGATGATTTTGGCACAGGATACTCGTCATTAAGTCGCCTCCACGAGTTCCCCGTTCATACCCTCAAGATTGACAAAGCCTTTGTTGCTCGTTTACAAGAGAAATCGAATGGTACCACCGACAATGGCAATGAAATCGTTCATACCATTATCACCCTAGCCCATGCCTTGGGTATGGATGCCGTCGCGGAAGGGATTGAAACCCCCATGCAGTTGGCAATTGTGCGGGCCATGGGCTGTGAACTGGCCCAAGGCTATTTGTTTTCTCGCCCACTTCCCCCGGAGGAGGCGGTGAGTTTCTTGGTTACGCCAGAACGATTTACAGACTGGATGCCACCGTTTGTCAATCATTCTAAGCCCTCGTCTACCACTTGA
- the ribD gene encoding bifunctional diaminohydroxyphosphoribosylaminopyrimidine deaminase/5-amino-6-(5-phosphoribosylamino)uracil reductase RibD encodes MTSPFDRAMMQRCLTLARRAQGQTAPNPMVGAVIVQEGAIIGEGFHPGAGQPHAEVFALEQAGDRAQGATIYVSLEPCNHHGRTPPCSEALVKAQVSKVIIGTVDPNPKVGGGGIARLQEAGIEVIVGVEEADCRRLNEAFFHRITEKRPFGILKYAMTLDGKIASQGGHSAWVTGTAARQRVHQLRGHCEAVIVGGNTVRNDNPHLTCHNHSPKNPLRVVMSRRLDLPPDARLWDVSEAPTLVATETGTKPEFQNQLRDRGVEVLAYPHLTPSVVMEDLYQRGMMTVLWECGGVLAARALSEGMIQKVMAFIAPKLIGGNSAPTPLADLGFNQMTDALPLQNYQWHPIGEDLLLEGYL; translated from the coding sequence ATGACCAGTCCCTTTGATCGCGCCATGATGCAGCGTTGTCTCACCCTTGCCCGTCGGGCCCAGGGACAAACGGCCCCCAACCCCATGGTGGGGGCCGTCATTGTGCAAGAGGGGGCCATCATTGGCGAAGGTTTCCATCCTGGGGCCGGGCAACCTCACGCCGAAGTCTTCGCCCTCGAACAAGCCGGCGATCGCGCCCAGGGGGCCACCATCTATGTCAGCCTTGAACCCTGCAATCACCACGGACGCACCCCGCCCTGTTCCGAAGCCCTAGTGAAAGCCCAAGTCAGCAAAGTCATCATCGGCACCGTCGACCCCAACCCCAAAGTTGGCGGCGGCGGAATCGCCCGTCTACAAGAGGCAGGCATCGAAGTCATTGTCGGCGTAGAAGAAGCCGACTGTCGCCGTCTCAACGAAGCCTTCTTCCACCGCATCACCGAGAAACGTCCCTTCGGCATCCTCAAATACGCTATGACCCTCGACGGCAAAATTGCCAGCCAAGGCGGCCATAGTGCCTGGGTCACCGGAACCGCCGCCCGACAACGGGTCCATCAACTTCGCGGTCACTGTGAAGCTGTCATCGTCGGGGGCAACACCGTTCGCAACGACAACCCCCATCTCACCTGTCATAACCACAGTCCCAAAAATCCCCTACGAGTCGTCATGAGTCGTCGCCTAGACCTCCCCCCGGATGCCCGACTCTGGGATGTTAGCGAAGCCCCCACCCTCGTCGCCACCGAGACCGGTACCAAGCCCGAATTTCAGAACCAATTACGCGATCGCGGGGTCGAAGTCCTGGCCTATCCCCACCTCACCCCTAGCGTCGTCATGGAGGATCTCTATCAACGGGGCATGATGACCGTTCTCTGGGAATGCGGAGGAGTGTTAGCAGCCCGGGCCCTATCCGAAGGCATGATTCAGAAAGTCATGGCTTTCATCGCCCCCAAACTCATCGGCGGCAATTCCGCCCCAACCCCCCTAGCTGATTTAGGCTTCAATCAGATGACCGATGCCCTCCCCCTCCAGAATTACCAATGGCATCCCATTGGTGAGGATTTGCTATTAGAGGGCTATCTTTGA
- a CDS encoding DUF427 domain-containing protein — protein MLNRPQRIDPKPGQESVWDYPRPPRLEPVSGRLWIVFNDEVIADTEKAYRVLETSHPPVYYFPPEDIQMEVLKSSPRQTFCEWKGACRYYSVEVGDKQAREAAWYYPNPVPEFAAIAGYVSFYASQMDACYIRDEKVDAQPGDFYGGWITQDIVGPFKGIQGSWGW, from the coding sequence ATGTTGAATCGACCGCAACGGATTGACCCTAAACCCGGACAAGAATCGGTGTGGGATTATCCCCGTCCCCCTCGCTTGGAACCGGTTTCCGGTCGCCTTTGGATTGTTTTCAATGATGAGGTAATCGCCGATACAGAAAAGGCGTACCGAGTCTTAGAAACAAGCCACCCTCCGGTCTATTATTTTCCTCCAGAGGATATTCAGATGGAGGTTTTAAAATCCTCCCCTCGCCAAACCTTTTGTGAGTGGAAGGGGGCTTGTCGCTACTACAGTGTTGAGGTGGGAGATAAACAGGCGCGAGAGGCGGCTTGGTATTACCCGAATCCTGTTCCTGAGTTCGCGGCGATCGCCGGTTATGTGAGCTTTTACGCCAGTCAGATGGATGCCTGTTATATACGGGATGAAAAAGTTGACGCGCAGCCCGGTGACTTTTACGGCGGTTGGATTACTCAAGATATTGTTGGGCCGTTTAAAGGGATTCAGGGGAGTTGGGGTTGGTAA
- a CDS encoding NUDIX domain-containing protein: MLGQQAWRYLKTVMGIIFRHPITGTTVVAELIEGENAGKLVLIQRRDTGRWGLPGGIIDWGEDIPTAARRELYEETGLQLHQLGRLVGVYSHPDRDPRIHSISIVVAAQVTGEFNPQDTQEVLGVQAFAPSEIPYDRLCHDHEQQLRDYFAGKTAIA, from the coding sequence ATGTTGGGACAGCAGGCTTGGCGATATTTGAAAACGGTGATGGGGATAATTTTTCGTCACCCGATTACGGGAACAACGGTAGTGGCAGAATTGATAGAGGGGGAAAATGCGGGGAAATTGGTGTTGATTCAACGGCGGGATACGGGCCGTTGGGGACTTCCTGGGGGGATTATTGATTGGGGGGAGGATATTCCGACGGCGGCGCGGCGGGAACTCTATGAGGAGACGGGGTTACAGTTGCATCAGTTGGGGCGTTTGGTGGGGGTGTATTCCCATCCCGATCGCGATCCCCGGATTCACTCAATTTCGATTGTGGTGGCGGCGCAGGTGACGGGAGAGTTTAACCCCCAGGATACTCAGGAAGTTCTCGGGGTGCAGGCCTTTGCCCCCTCGGAGATCCCCTATGACCGTCTCTGTCATGACCATGAACAACAACTACGGGATTATTTCGCCGGAAAGACGGCGATCGCCTAG
- a CDS encoding tetratricopeptide repeat protein codes for MVWGRLGRRGVSLLGAIALLGWLAGGWPPGGLPGIAQEMRSSPLDSAAERALNQGLQLVQRDDLPGAIAAFREAVRLDPEFSPGYYNLGLALRQSGELQEAAEAFLQAVRTDSGFALAHGNLGAVLLEANNLPRARQYLERAIALDSRLGVAHYNLGLLHYQEGDLDEAFSAFRSAQRYTNNAPEPSYYLALIYTERGQIRRAKSALRQAISLNENYAEAHYQLGAILLSEGDLDEALTAFRASREANPGYANAYYGAGLVFLQQGNFQQAREVLEYARDRYQAQQQPQWVQRTEQLLRRISN; via the coding sequence ATGGTGTGGGGACGATTGGGACGACGAGGGGTTTCGCTTTTGGGGGCGATCGCTCTGCTGGGATGGCTGGCGGGAGGCTGGCCACCGGGAGGGTTGCCGGGGATTGCCCAGGAGATGCGATCCTCTCCTCTTGATTCTGCCGCAGAACGGGCGTTGAATCAGGGTTTGCAGTTGGTGCAACGGGATGACCTTCCTGGGGCGATCGCCGCCTTCCGGGAGGCGGTTCGACTCGATCCGGAGTTTTCTCCAGGGTACTATAATCTCGGGCTTGCGTTGCGTCAGTCTGGAGAGCTACAAGAGGCGGCGGAGGCGTTTTTACAGGCGGTTCGGACGGATTCGGGGTTTGCTCTGGCTCATGGTAATCTCGGGGCCGTTCTCCTAGAGGCCAATAATCTGCCTCGGGCCCGTCAGTATTTGGAACGGGCGATCGCCTTGGATTCTCGTTTGGGGGTCGCTCATTATAATTTGGGTCTCTTACACTATCAAGAAGGGGACTTGGATGAGGCTTTCTCGGCATTTCGTTCAGCACAACGGTACACGAATAATGCTCCTGAACCTTCTTACTATTTGGCTCTAATTTATACTGAGCGGGGTCAAATTCGCCGGGCAAAATCAGCATTGCGCCAAGCTATTTCCTTGAATGAAAATTATGCCGAAGCCCACTATCAATTGGGTGCTATTTTACTGTCGGAAGGAGATTTAGATGAGGCGCTGACGGCATTTCGTGCGTCTCGGGAAGCGAATCCTGGCTATGCCAATGCCTATTATGGGGCGGGTTTGGTGTTTCTGCAACAGGGGAACTTTCAACAAGCCCGAGAGGTCTTGGAATATGCCCGCGATCGCTATCAGGCTCAACAACAACCGCAATGGGTTCAGCGGACGGAACAGCTTTTGCGGAGAATCAGTAATTAA